TCTGAGACTGGCATAGAACAACTCAGGCTCCTCAGTACGGGCGGTGGCAGATCTGGGCAGAGGGCTCCGTGCCCCTTTCAGTGGGGCATACTCAATCTCTTCCGTGCGTCTCGGTTGGTGAGATTTTCCAGCGTTGGCAGCTTTGGGCACAATGGTGGCATAATGAAGACTGGCGCCATCTTCTGTGTCCTGCTGAGGAACGAGAGAGAGAGATTAGATTAGGAATGAGGCCCCTATAGTGTCTCAGTGTTACTGACccagccagcagggggcactgtgGTGCATTCCTACAGGCGCCAGTCAGGGAGGTGCCAAGGTAATTGTTCTGTACAGACATTAGTGTAACTGCCCCTGTCCCTAATATACTGCCATGATTGGTTGAGCAGCCGAGATTCCCTTCTCATGGGATGTGGCTCTGTAATGTGATTGGATGGTGTAGGACAGTGCTGTcgaactggcggcccgcgggccacatgcagccctcgacccccctctgtgtggccccccacctgtctggctgctttgatggcttactcttgtgtaagctttaaatggtatcagtactgagattaactgcccccctgcatggttccacctcagattcaggctgtaatccccctgtattgtttaaacatgtaatcccctgtgttgttccaccttttaatctctgcattgttctacccctgcagggttcccacctcaggctcagactgtaatcacccacattgttcccctgttcacacctcagacagactgtaggagcagtagaaacccac
This sequence is a window from Xenopus tropicalis strain Nigerian chromosome 2, UCB_Xtro_10.0, whole genome shotgun sequence. Protein-coding genes within it:
- the LOC116408735 gene encoding uncharacterized protein LOC116408735, with the protein product MSMDLGKGDTKMPITERSPPAAPEAPEETPHGAGAGSRSNPNVQDTEDGASLHYATIVPKAANAGKSHQPRRTEEIEYAPLKGARSPLPRSATARTEEPELFYASLRLSPSQCN